The sequence TGTGATAGCCCGCGAACTCGACCATCCGCGCGCCTTGGCCGCGATGCCAAGCATCAAGCGGAAGCGCTTCGGTTTCGACTACTTCGTCGAGGTCTTGTTCGGTATTCTGGTTTTCGTCAGTCACAGGCAGTCCTTTCAAGCCTAGCTTGCGGGACCCCCTCTGTCGGAAAACCTGAGAGCATCGTCTGCCAAGCGCAGACTTCCCCCTTCGGTGGCCATCCGCAACGTGCGAAAAGCGCTTTCCAGAGTATCGCTATAAAACCAATGCGGTCCGTTTGCCTGAGAGATTCCGGGGCGGTTGCTCCTTCGGCGTCTGGCGATCCGGGTTACGAATCGACAGAACTCTCCCGCGCGGTTCAGCGACGTCAAAAGAGATGAAGGCGCGCTACCTGGGAGTCAATTACTACGCTGTAGAAATCGGTGTTTCACGGTCCAATTTCGACGCTGCGCGGTGGATAGCGTCATTTTCATGGACGAATTTGCCGCCAGCCTTCTCTCCAGCGAAGAAAAGCATGGCCTCTGCAACGGTTTCCGCATCAATGGCGCGGTATTTCCGCTTCTCGCCCTGCAGAAATAAATTGCCGAACGGGCTGGCCATAATGCCGAGCCTTTCCAAAATGCGCCGGTCGTTGCTGCGCTGCCCTCGCAACAAGCCGGGCCGGATAATATCCAACCGCTTGAAACCGATCTTGCGCAGCTCACGCTCAACCTCGCCTTTAACGCGCAAATAGAAGTTGCTCGTCATGGGATCGGCACCGACCGAACTGATCACGATGGCATGCTCGGCGCCCGCTTCCTTGGCCGCACGCGCATTATCGAGCACAAGCTCCTCATCGACTGCGCGAAACGCTTCCTCATCTTGCCCAGCCTTGCTCCATGTCGTGCCGAGCGCACAGGCAAAGATCGGCGCACTGGCTGCAGCAAGCGCCTCGTTCCAACCCTCGGTCGGCGCGACGAGCACTTCCATTCTGGCGCCGGGCGGCAGTGCCATTTCATTGCGCGCGATGGCGACAATCCGAAAATCGGCCCGGCCAACCGCCTTCTTGATCAGCGAAGTGCCTATCAAGCCGGTTGCCCCGACCAATGCGATGCGCGTTTGATCAGACATTCCGCAATCCCTCCGGCACTTTGTCGTAAATTCGCGCGCATTCCTGGATGGCATAGCGGTCGGTCATACCGGCGATGAAGTCGCTGATGTAACGGGCACGCTCTGGCTGGTTTTCGGGCAACGCTTCGCGCCAGCCATCAGCCAAGTCAGCCGGACTTTGATCATAGGCGGCATAGAGCCGAGCGACGACATCACGCGCACGTTCGGACGTGTTGATCTGTTCGGGATGATAATACAGCCGGTCATACATGAAAGCCTTTAGCTTACGCTCCTGCTCCGCCATTTCCAGGCTGAAACGGGCCAGCGGCATTCCTGCAGAGCGAACATCGTCGATACTGTCCACCCCTTCCAAGTTCTCGCGCGTGTTCTGAATCAGATCATTCACCATCAGGCCAATTTGCCCGCGCACTAGCTCGCGTAGCTGGCGCTCACGCAGGGCATTTGGGAAGCGCGCTTCGACAGCCCGCCATTGGTCCGCGACGAAATCCAATGTGAGTAGGTCGTCCAAGTGCAGGAAACCCGCCCGCAAGCCGTCGTCAATGTCGTGATTGTCGTAAGCGATATCGTCCGACAGCGCCGAAACCTGCGATTCAAGACTCGAAAATTCGGCCAAATCCATAGGAAACGCCGCATCGAGCTCTGCCAGCGCCCAGCCGGGCTCCGTCACAGGACCATTATGCTTGGCGAGACCTTCGAGGACTTCCCAACTGAGATTCAGCCCGTCATGCGAGCAATAGGGGCTATCGAGCCGCATCAATGTGCGCAAAGTCTGCGCATTATGGTCGAACCCGCCTTGCTTCTCGGTCGCTGCCGATAGCGCCGCTTCCCCGGCATGACCAAATGGCGGATGGCCGATGTCATGCGCCAGACACAGCGCCTCGGTCAGATCCTCGTCGAGCCGCAAGGCCCGCGCCACAGTCCGGCCGATTTGCGCACATTCCAGGCTATGGGTCAGGCGAACGCGGTAGTGATCGCCATCGGGAGCGACAAACACCTGCGTTTTGTGACGCAGGCGGCGAAAACTGATCGAGTGAATGACCCGGTCGCGGTCGCGCTGGAAGGCGCTGCGCGGGCCGCGCACGTCTCCGCGATCTTCGGGAAATTCACGCCCGCGACTGGTCGCAGGATCACTAGCATAGGGTGCGCAGTCCATTGGCTCGCGCCCTAGCCCTAATCCTTACCCAAAATCCAGTCTGCTGCAGCTTGGGCGTGAATAGTCGTTGAATCGTAGATCGGCAGAATGTTCGCGTCGATATCGACCACCATCTCCAGCTCAGTACACGCAAGGACGATTGCCTGCGCGCCATCGCGCGATTGATTGGTGATGACGGTCTTGAGAAGACGTTCGGCATCGCGAGTGGCGCGGCCTTGCATCAGCTCGTCATAAATCAAATTATCGACCTTCTCGACCACGCCCATGTCCGGCGGCAGCAGATCGACGCCGTAGGACACAAGACGGCGGCGATAGAACCCCTCCGTCATAACATTATGCGTGCCGATCAGCGATGCAGTTTTGACCCCATCTGCCTGCATTTTCGCGCCAACCGTTTCGGCGATATGAATAATCGGAATATCAACGCGGGGCTGCAGGTCGCGGTAGATCTTGTGCATAGAATTGGCACAGATGATGACCGCTTCCGCGCCAGCGTCTTTCAACCGGTTGGCAGCATCGGCCAGAATACCGGCTGCTCGCTGCCATTCCTCATCACTGCGCAGGCGGTAAACGCAATTGAAATCCAGGCTTTCAAGCAGCAATGGAGCGCTGGTGCGCTTGTCCCTTGCAGTCTGAACTGCCCGGTTGATCAATTCGTAATAGCGGCGAGTCGAGGCCCAGCTCATCCCACCAATCATTCCTAGTTTGCGCAAAACTCAAATACCCTTTTTTGATGGAGATCAACGCACCATGAAGAGTAGTGATAGTCGGGAAGCCGTGTAGCGTCCAGCGGGCCAGTCTATCGCGCTCTATTGGCCAGCTTCGGTACTTAACGGTAGATTTGCCAACCATTTCCGCAGGTCGCTGGATGATGGTCCGGCTGCTTCTTCCATCGGCAAGTGACCGATTCCCGGATATGTGACTTCTACGGCATTCGGCAGGTTGGATTTGAACCAAGCTGATGCGGCGAACGGGATCAGCGAATCCTCTTCCCCCCACATCACCAGCGTGGGAACTTGCATTCCTTGCGCTTGCTCGGGCGTAAATGCTGTTCGGGGCGTGGCAAAGCGCGCGCGGGTGGCGTCGCGGTTGCCCGGATATCGGGCCATCTCCCAATAGCGATCAACTGCCTCCGAAGTGACAACCTCTTGGTTGGAGACACTCTGCGACAGGCTCCGCTCAACTAGCGAACGGGGAAGCATTTGGCTGAGGACCGAACCCACACCCGGGATCTGCGCTAGCGTAAATGCAAGATTGCCGCCGCCCTCGCGTTCAATCGGTGCGCCCGAAGCATCGACCAATACCAAGCCGTCCAGCCGCTCCGGATGTTCGAGCGCGTAAGCCATAGCTATGCCGCCGCCCATCGAATTGCCCCCGATTACAAAGGTGCCGAGATCAAGTTCGTCTGCCACTTTGGTGATGGTGCTGGTAAAGGAAGGCATGGTGTAATTGTTGTCAGGTGCAGGCCCCGTCAGTCCGTGGCCAATCTGGTCGAATCGGATGACCCGATATTCGCTTTTGAGCGCCTCCGTCCAAGGCTCCCACGTGTGCAAATCTGCATTGGATCCGTGAAGGAGCATCACAACCGGCGCATCACGCGGACCCTCATCACGCAAGTGAACCCTCAGCCCGTCGCCCACGTCAACGAATTGTGACGGTTCACCGCCATACTTCGCGCGCATCTCCACAGGGTCGGTATCGGGCGTGCGGAAGATCACGAACGCCAGCATCAGCCCGATAAAAATAACCAGCAGGATTTTGGCGAGACGCTTCATAGAATTAGATTCCTTCAATCCAGCGGGTGACCGCCGCCACGCCTTCTTCATCAACGGTTGATTTGCCGAGTTCAGGCATGGCAACACCTGGCTCATTGCTCTTCATCCGGTGGACCAGAATGCTCTCCTCCGGCTTGCCCGGCACGATGTCGAACAAGAGCCCGCCCGAGCCGCGACCTGCCGCAACGGGGCGCTTACCAATACCGATGAGGCCGGGAAGCGTCTGCTCCCAGCGCAGATCTAGACCTGAATTTGAAGCAGTCGCGCCCGGCTGATGGCAATGGGCGCAATTGACGTCGAGATAGGCTCTCGCGGCGGCTTCAGGCTTCGCTGCCATGCGGTCTTCCCACATTGGCAACGGTGTCTCCATATCAGGCGCGGCGTTTAACAATCCGGCAGTTACCAAGCCGACCTGCCAGTCATGCGAGAGGTTGCGGACCTTGGGACCAATCGGAATCACCTCGCCATTCAGCCCATGGCATTCCTTGCATTGGTTCTTATTCGGGACGCGGTAACTGATTTGCTCGCCGCGCGGTGTCGTCAGGTCAACACGCGCCCCGGCAATTGCCAACTTCGCATCCGTCTGCTCGTCATTCCATTTATAGGGCAACGCCAGCCAGCCATCGGCGCGGTGCAACAACACCCGCGTTTCAATCAACCGGCGATCGGCTCCCTCGCCGAAGGCAAAGGTTTTAATCAACGCGCTGCCGACCGGAAGCGAAAGCAGCCCCTCGCCTTGCGAAATGGCCTGAGTACCGGCGGGCATATAGAGGAAGCGCAGCTTGGTCGCCCCATCAGAATAGAGCGGCGTGTTGAGCCGGTAAGGCGTGACGCCGTTCGCAGGCACTTGTCCCGGCCCATCAGCAAAGAACGCGAAGTCCGACAACGCGCGCGGCAGGCGCGTTTCGGTCACGGCGGCGTCATTAACCTCTGGCGGAGGACCGGCGTTAGCCGTTATCGCGCAGGCGGCCGCAAAGATCGTCGCAGCAAGGAAGAGACCGGTCTTCATCCGGCGATGCGCGCCGATAACTCTTCGGGTGCACCGATTGATGCTTCGTCATAATTGATCACATTCACTGGGACGACCAGCGGACCCGGCTTGGCCGTGTCAGGACCGTCACCGACATTCGCCAGATTAAGCGACCAGCCGGACGCTTCTGCAGCAAGACTGAGACCCGTTTCACCCTCCGACAGACCGTCCCAAAGAACCGGCGGCAAAGCGCCGCCGAACGCTGCCAGCAGCATCTCGCGCCCTTCAAACTGTGGGTCCATACCGCTGCGCGCGTATGTGTTCTTTCCGATCACGACATTGCGCGCATAGGGATTGTAGGTGTCGTCATCATAGGGCTGCGGATAGGTCACAACCATCACGTCGGATGTCGAATTATCGGTCAGTACGTTGTCATGAATCCAGACACCGTCATTCGCCATGATCAACACGCCTGTGCCTTTCAGAACGCCGCCAACGATGTTCCCTGGAGGCGCGAAATTGGGCTCGTCATTCCCGACCACCAGATTGTTGCGGACGACTACATTGCCGCCGCCCATCACGGGCAAGTTTGGCAAATCGAACACGAGAATACCGCCCGTGTTACGTGTAGCAATATTGCCTTCGACTACGGCATTGCGGCTGTTCTCGATTTCGATCCCGGCGACATTCGCCTCGGCAATCGAGTTGCGAACGGTGATGTCTTTGCTCTGCCCGACATAAATGCCCGCGTCAGATGCGCCCGAGACCTTTACACCGTCGACGAGCACGCCGGTGCTTTCAACTGGATAGATCGCATAGGCGCCATTTTCAGAACTCGGGCCATTCGTCCATTCCACGCGGATGCGGTAATAAACAATGGCGTCGGCGCCCTTGGATTTGATCCCGTCGCCCTTGGGGTTTTCCATTGCAAAATCGCGTAGAGTGACAAAATCTGAAGTGACCAGAAGCCCCTCACCCGCGCCAATTTGCTTGGTAAAATCGAGCACAGTCTTATCCATGCCCGCCCCGCGCAGGGTTACGCTGTCGACATCAAGCGAGAGCCCGTCGGTCAGCGTAAAATAGCCAGCACCCAGAACGATCTCATCACCCGGCTCGGCAAGGATCAGTGCTTCTTGCAAACGCTCTTGAGCGTCAGCCCCGGCGGCGACTTCGATAGTTTCAGCAAGTGCTGGGGTGGCAACAGCTATTGCAATCGCAGCGGTCATGCACGCAAAATTCGTCGTTTTTGTCATAAGTCTCTCTCCGAAACGCATATTGCGCGATTTTGCGCAGGAAGCAAATCGCGCCGCGAGCGAAACCGAGAGAGCTAAGGTGCCTACCTTAGCCAAGGCCGATTGCGCAAAGGCCCGCCGAGGTCGCGGACACTTCAATCACTTCAGGATCATCGATGCTGCGTACGCGCTCGACATAGTCCCTCAGGCTTAGCTTGCTGCCATCTTCACTGCCGAGCGCTTCAAGCTTGCGAAGTTGCGTAATCGACAGGCGTTCAGTCATCCGGCCTGCCATGCAGTCCGCCTGCTTCTCCCCCACGCCCGCTTCGACCAATGCAGCCTTCACCCGGTACTCGGTGACCTGCTCGATTCCACCGAAGAACGTGAGGTACGCGCCCACCGCAATCGCCGCGAGCACCAACAGCGCGAGGAGCTTCTTCACTCGCCCAATGCCTTGTTGATCTCTTCGACCATCTTCTTGGCATCGGACAGCAGCATCATGGTCTGGTCCATATAGAACACGTCATTATCGACGCCCGAATAGCCGACGCCGCCCATGCTGCGCTTGATGAAGAAGACCTGCTTGGCCTTGTCCACATCGAACACAGGCATGCCGTAAATCGGGCTGGTCTTGTCAGTCTTCGCAGATGGATTCACGACATCGTTTGCGCCGATGATAAAGGCCACGTCAGCCTGCGCGAATTCGGAGTTGATATCCTCCAATTCGAACACTTCATCGTACGGCACGTTGGCCTCGGCCAGCAGCACATTCATGTGCCCGGGCATGCGGCCAGCGACGGGGTGGATGGCGTATTTTACGCTCACACCCTTTTCCTTCAGCACATCGCCCATTTCGCGCAACACGTGCTGGGCCTGCGCGACCGCCATGCCGTAACCGGGTATGATGATGACGCTTTCCGCCTGTTCCAGCATGAAGGCGGCATCCGCTGCGCTGCCCTGTTTGTAAGGGCGCTGTTCACGCGGTTCGCCGCCATCCGATGCAGCCTCCACGCCAAAGCCGCCCGCGATTACCGAGATGAAGCTGCGGTTCATCGCCTTGCACATGATGTAGCTGAGGATCGCGCCCGAGCTACCGACCAGCGCGCCGGTGATAATCATCGCAGTGTTACCGAGCGTGAAGCCCATCGCCGCCGCAGCCCAGCCGGAATAGCTGTTCAGCATCGACACGACGACCGGCATATCCGCGCCGCCGATGGGGATGATCAGCAAGAAACCAACGATAAAGGCCAGCACGGTGATCGCGGTGAAATAGGTCATATTATCGACCGCATCATGCGCGAAGAGGACGGTAAGAATCAGGATCGCAGCAATCGTGCCCAGATTGATCACATGCCGCAGTGGCAGAATGATCGGCGCACCGGACATTTTACCTGCAAGCTTGAGGAAAGCGATGACAGAACCTGAGAAGGTGATCGCACCGATCGCAACGCCCAGCGCCATTTCGATGCGGCTGACAGGGCCAATGACCAGCGTGTCGCCCACACCCTGCACGAGCAGATCAAATGCGGACGGGTTCACGAACGCTGCCCAGCCCACCAGCACGGCAGCAAGGCCGACCAGCGAGTGGAACGCCGCAACCAGCTGCGGCATGTCCGTCATCGCGATACGCTTGGCGATCACGAATCCGATGATACCACCAATCGCGATAGCGCCGCCGATTTCGGGCAGCGACGCGACATCATGTGTGATGAGTGTCGTCACAACTGCGATCAGCATACCGATCATGCCGAAACGGTTACCCGCGCGGCTAGAGGAAGGTGACGACAACCCGCGCAGCGCGAGGATGAAGAATACACCAGCGATCAAATAGGCCAGCGCGACCCAAGGGTTTACCGCTTGAGCGACCTCTGCGGCGGCGGCGACTTCGGCGGTCTCAGGAGCAAAAGCGACCATCAGCCCTTCTCCCCGCTGGATTTCGCCGGTGCAGCCGGTTTCTCTTTCTTCTTATACATCGCCAGCATGCGCGCCGTGACAGCAAAACCGCCGAAGATGTTCACGCTTGCCAGCACGACGCCAATCAGACCCAGCCACTTGGCAGCCGGATTACCTGCGCCAGCCGCAGCAATCAGCGCGCCAACGATAATCACCGAGGAAATCGCATTGGTCACCGCCATCAAAGGCGTGTGCAATGCCGGGGTGACCGACCAAACGACATAGTAGCCCACAAAGCAGGCCAATACGAAGATCGACAGAATGCTGATAAAATCCATGCTTACTCCACCAGGATAAGTTCGCCGGATGTGTATCCATCCGGAGTATCAAATAGTTTTACGATGCTTCCACCAAAGCCCTTGTTGACCTTGAGCAAGATATCTTCCTTGCGCCGTTCTAGCATCTCGATCTCCAGACCCATTAAACGATATTCGCCGGGCAAATTACCGTCAGCGCACATCGACGGCGGGGTTTCATCTGCGCAGACGCGGTACATTCCTTCGCGCCGCTTCTCTTTCCCGATGCGGAAGAAGAACTGCACCAAAGAGTCTGCTTCGCTGCCTTTCGCAAACGAACGGCCTCCATCCAGCGCAGTCTGGAAGTAGTTTCCGCGATCTAGGAAGCGCCCGTAGTGAAAAGACATATAAGGCGCGCCAATCATCGACTTCGGATCGGCTTCGGTCAACGAAACTTCCGCCAAAGCTTCGCGCTTGCCATCAAAATCGCCCGAGATTTCAAACCACCAGTAGCCTCCGCTACCTCTCGCGAACCACGAATCCGGTGTCAAATCGCCGTCGTCATCCACCAGACAAACGCGCTTTTTTGCGGACATGAATTTCTTGTTCGCAGACTTGGGAATATTGCAAACGGTGAAACGGTCTGCAGCAAGTTGGACCAGTTGCCCACCCTCGGGAAATAGGGCCTTACCATCTGCTGACTGGATCGCGTCATCGGCGACATATAACTTCTTCGGCCATAACCTAGTTTCGACCACGACCTCTGTCTTCTTGACCCAAACGGGCTCTACCATCGCTTCGGTTTCCCCGACAACCCAGTGCATTTCGAATTCCGGCTGCCTGTCTTTAGCCGCAGCCCCCCCGGAAAAGCCAAGCAAAATACTGGAGAAAATAACAATTATCGGTCTCATTTGCTCGCCTCTTCCCAGAAAAATCTTCGCATCTTTGGCTCGTCGCACTGCATCGATGTTCTCTAATGCGAACACAAGCCTGCCAAGTTCGGTACCCCGCCGTATCAGAGCTGTATTGCAAGGTCGCGGGGCCAAGTCGAGAAGTTTGCTGCCCTCATCCCCGCTAACAGAAAAGGCGCGCAAACCAGCTTGGTCCGCGCGCCTTTCAAAAGCCAAGCGTATAACCTTACATGGTGGGCAAAAGAACGCCGTCCGTTACATGCATTACGCCGTTGGACTGGCCAACATCAGCTCGGGTTACTGTGCCCATGCTGCCATTTTTGCCCATGATCATAACGTTTCCGCCCGAGATCGTGGCCGTCAGTTGCTCACCGGCGATGGTGTTGAGCATTGCCTTACCGCCGCCTGCCGCAATCTTCGCGCTCAAATCCTTCGCGCTCACTTTGCCGGCGACCACGTGGTAATACAGCACCTTCTGCAGCGCTTGCTTATTAGATGGCTGGAGCAGCATGTTCAGCGATGCCTCAGGCACAGCGGAAAACGCGCTGTCCGTTGGGGCGAACACTGTGAACGGACCCGGGCTGCTCAGCGTGCTGACCAGATCAGCCGCAATAACGGCCTTTTCCATCGTCGTGTGCGTAGCAGAAATCTGCACATTTTCGGCAATGGTGTTGTTCTTGGACATCATCGGTGCCGCGGCTGTCGACGTGCCGCTGGACGGTACTACTGTCGAACAAGCGCCGAGTGCTAGCGCCGCTGATGCCGCCACAATTGCGCGCGAAAAAGTCTTACTCATGGGTATTCTCTCCTCATAAACTTCACCGCAGATACGCTTCGCACCGCTAAACGGGCACAAGAAACTGCGAACAATCTTTTAGGCCGGTCAGACGCTCTATTTGCGCGTTGCCGTCCAAGGCAAGACAAATCCGCGTCCTTCACTCCAGCTTTGGCCGATCATTTTGTTTTCCACTAGACAAGCAGAGTGCTGATAGTTGCCGCTTCCGTCGCTAGTGCGGAAGGCGATACACTGGCGTCCCTGTGCCTTACCAAAGCGCCCGACCTCGATCAGGCTGCCGTAAAACGCACCGCTCACCGCGCCCTTGTCCGACACGACTAAAACCAATGGCTGGGTATAGGCCTCATCATCGAGCGATAGGCGCAAATCGACGGTCCATTCGCCATCAAGCGCCGACGCCTCTTCCGCCTGAGCAGGGATTACAGCGAGCGCAAGTGCGGCTGATGCAATGAGCATTTTTAGTGAGCTAACGACTGGCATGACAGGGTTCTCCCATTTGTATCAGCAGAAGATACGGAGCTTGTCCGCTAACGGACGCATAATGCCCGAATTCCGGACTCAGGGAACTTGCGCCAATCGCTCCATATTATCGAGGTGAAAAGCCAGTTGCATGGTCAGATTGCGTACCAACTCTTCCGTTTCGGGCGCGTCACTTTCCGGACAGGCCAAATCGACCAGCGTAAGCGGGTAAAGGTTGTCGGCTTCGACAATCGCCAGATCAATCGCGAGGCTGGTGCCGCTTACGCTTGCCTTTAGTCGTTCGTAGCGCTGGATCGCAGGAGCCATGATTGCCATGGTTTCAGGAACGACACTGTGCGGGCAGCCCGGTGTGATAAGTTTCACCGCCTCAGCCGCGAATATGCGAAAGGCAGCGCCATCTTGCGCTTCTTTCATGCCGTAAGCCGGTGTCTGCGGGACCTCTTGTGCTTGGCCCATCGTCGTACAGCCGCCCAATGCAAGCGCCGCCGCTAGAATAATGAGCCTCACCCTTGGAGCCGCTCGTTAACGACCTTGCCGCCTTGCGTCAGGCGCACGGCGTCACCGATTTCCTCGTCTAGCTCTACCTTGCCAGCTTCTTTGTCCCAAAAAGCGCTGAGGAAGTTGAACAGGTTGCGCGAGAATAGCGCTGAGGCATCCGCCGCGAGATGTCCCGCGGTGTTGGAATAGCCGACGATTTTCACACCGTGGCGCTCCACGACTTCATCCGGCTTGCTGCCTTCAACATTGCCGCCTTGCGCAACCGCGAGATCGAAGATCACACTGCCCGGCTTCATGCTGGCGATCTGTGCATCCGTGATCAGCACAGGCGCAGCGCGGCCCGGGATCAGCGCGGTTGTGATCACGATATCCTGCTTGGCGATATGGCTGGAGACGAGTTCTGCCTGCGCGGCCTTATATTCGTCGGACATTTCGGTGGCATAGCCGCCGCTGCCCTCGCCCTCGATACCCTCAACGCTTTCAACGAAGATCGCCTTTGCGCCGAGCGACTGGATTTGCTCTTTGGTGGCGGAACGGACATCGGTTGCCGAAACCTGCGCGCCTAAGCGCTTGGCCGTAGCAATCGCTTGCAATCCCGCAACACCGACACCCATGATAAAGGCGCGCGCAGCCGAAACTGTGCCAGCAGCCGTCATCATCATCGGGAATGCGCGGCCATAAATGTTCGCGGCAGTCAGCACTGCCTTATACCCGGCGAGGTTGGACTGGCTGGAAAGCACATCCATGCTTTGCGCCCGAGTGATGCGCGGCATGAATTCCATCGAGAGCGCTTCAAGGCCTGCCTTCGCATAAGCCTCCACGCGGCCTTTCTGCATGAACGGGTCAAACGTCGCGGCAACCATTGCGCCGGCATTCGCGCCCTTAAGCAAAGCAACATCGGGTGCCTGCACACCCAGCACAATATCTGCGCCCGCCACTACCTTGTCAGCCGCGCCTATTTCAGCGCCGGCATCCTTGTAGTCCGCATCGGCAATCGATGCGGCAACGCCCGCGCCCGACTCCACGGCAAGCGTTGCCCCCAGCGCAGCGAATTTCTTTACCGTTTCAGGCGTGATCGCAACGCGGCTTTCGCCAGCGGCTCGTTCCTTCAGGATCGCTATACGCACGCCCGGCGGATCAGTCTGCGATCAGCAGGACAACGACGAATGCGATCACCGCGATCAGCGGCACCGACCATTTCAGCGTGTCGATGAAAGAACCGTATGTGCGCTCGGCCGACTTGAGATCCTTAACCATGTGAAACCTGTCCCTGTAAAATATTCAAATATCCCTTGGCCAACCTTCTATCGACCTGCAGCCCGATGCTCAAGACTTACCATCAGCTTAAACAGGCTGGCAGGTTTAAGAGGACCTTTACACGTTGGCGCTAACGCAAGGCCGGTACCGAAATGGTTCGGTTGGGGAGTGCACGGCGCAGATGTCTGAGCCTGAAGAACGCCTGTTGATGCTGATCGATGATGAACCGGCCCAAAGCCGGCTTATCACGGCGCTCGCTGCGCGTGAGGGTTGGCGGACGCTGGTTGTGCAAGATGCTGAGACCGCAATCGCCACGCTCGGCACCCGTCAGGGTATGCAATGCGCCGCGATCATTCTCGACCAATGGGTGCCCGGCGATGATGCCTGCACACTGATTTCCGAACTCAAGACCCGCCGTCCCGCAATGCCCATCCTGATGCTGACCACCAGCGCCAGCCCGATGTTGGCCGTGGACG comes from Altererythrobacter sp. ZODW24 and encodes:
- a CDS encoding fasciclin domain-containing protein, translating into MSKTFSRAIVAASAALALGACSTVVPSSGTSTAAAPMMSKNNTIAENVQISATHTTMEKAVIAADLVSTLSSPGPFTVFAPTDSAFSAVPEASLNMLLQPSNKQALQKVLYYHVVAGKVSAKDLSAKIAAGGGKAMLNTIAGEQLTATISGGNVMIMGKNGSMGTVTRADVGQSNGVMHVTDGVLLPTM
- a CDS encoding NAD(P) transhydrogenase subunit alpha, translated to MRIAILKERAAGESRVAITPETVKKFAALGATLAVESGAGVAASIADADYKDAGAEIGAADKVVAGADIVLGVQAPDVALLKGANAGAMVAATFDPFMQKGRVEAYAKAGLEALSMEFMPRITRAQSMDVLSSQSNLAGYKAVLTAANIYGRAFPMMMTAAGTVSAARAFIMGVGVAGLQAIATAKRLGAQVSATDVRSATKEQIQSLGAKAIFVESVEGIEGEGSGGYATEMSDEYKAAQAELVSSHIAKQDIVITTALIPGRAAPVLITDAQIASMKPGSVIFDLAVAQGGNVEGSKPDEVVERHGVKIVGYSNTAGHLAADASALFSRNLFNFLSAFWDKEAGKVELDEEIGDAVRLTQGGKVVNERLQG